In the genome of Fusobacterium necrogenes, one region contains:
- a CDS encoding peptidase U32 family protein, which translates to MKKVELLAPVGNMEKFKMALHYGADAVFLGGKMFNLRAGSNNLSDEELEYAVNYAHERGKKVYLTLNVIPHNQELDLLPDYIKFLDKIGIDGVIVADLGVFQIIKENSNIPISVSTQASNTNWRSVKMWKDLGAKRVVLAREISLDNIAEIRAKVPDIELEVFVHGAMCMAISGRCLLSNYMTSRDANRGDCSQACRWKYNLVEETRPGEYMPVYEDEHGTYIFNSKDLCTIEIIDKILDLGVDSLKIEGRMKGIYYVANAVKVYRDAIDSYYSGNYKYNPKWLEELESTSNRGYTKGFYLEKAGVESQNYNDRNSYSQTHQLVAKVEKRLSDNEYILAIRNKLLVGEKLEVVSPGISVREIVLPKMILINKDREVGEVEAANPNSFVKIKLNERLDELDMLRKKI; encoded by the coding sequence GTGAAAAAAGTTGAATTATTAGCTCCAGTAGGTAATATGGAGAAATTTAAAATGGCTCTTCACTATGGGGCTGATGCAGTATTTTTAGGTGGAAAAATGTTTAATTTAAGAGCTGGAAGTAATAATCTTTCTGATGAAGAGCTAGAGTATGCTGTAAATTATGCACATGAAAGAGGAAAAAAAGTTTACCTCACACTAAATGTGATTCCTCATAATCAAGAATTAGATTTATTGCCTGATTACATAAAATTTTTGGATAAAATAGGCATAGATGGAGTAATAGTAGCTGATCTTGGAGTTTTTCAAATTATTAAAGAAAACTCAAATATTCCTATTAGTGTAAGTACACAGGCAAGCAATACTAACTGGCGTTCTGTAAAAATGTGGAAAGATTTAGGAGCTAAAAGAGTTGTATTAGCTAGGGAGATTTCATTAGATAATATAGCAGAGATTAGAGCTAAGGTTCCTGACATAGAATTGGAAGTATTTGTACATGGGGCTATGTGTATGGCTATATCTGGAAGATGTTTATTAAGTAATTATATGACTAGTAGAGATGCCAACAGAGGTGATTGTTCTCAAGCTTGTAGATGGAAATACAATCTTGTAGAAGAAACAAGACCTGGAGAGTACATGCCTGTATATGAAGATGAACATGGAACATATATTTTTAATTCAAAAGATTTATGTACAATAGAAATTATAGATAAAATATTAGATTTAGGTGTAGATTCTCTTAAAATAGAAGGAAGAATGAAGGGAATTTATTATGTAGCTAATGCTGTAAAAGTATATAGAGATGCTATTGATAGTTATTACTCAGGAAATTATAAATATAATCCTAAATGGTTAGAGGAATTAGAATCAACTTCTAATAGAGGTTATACAAAAGGTTTTTATTTAGAAAAAGCAGGAGTTGAATCACAAAATTATAATGATAGAAATTCTTATAGCCAAACACATCAATTAGTAGCTAAGGTAGAGAAAAGATTATCAGATAATGAGTACATATTAGCTATTAGAAATAAATTATTAGTAGGAGAGAAATTAGAAGTAGTTAGTCCAGGTATAAGTGTAAGAGAGATAGTTTTACCTAAAATGATACTTATTAATAAAGATAGAGAAGTAGGAGAGGTAGAAGCTGCTAATCCTAACTCTTTTGTTAAAATAAAATTAAATGAAAGATTAGATGAGTTAGACATGCTTAGAAAGAAAATCTAA
- a CDS encoding sigma-54-dependent transcriptional regulator → MVLLGFRLEKSLKEELENNYENELTFADNITDFIDCLKNKKYEAIIIEEKNLQEEALINLIKKVGEYQKKGVIIVLGETSNLKVVAGSVKAGAYDYILKPVEMSNIIKIIEKSVKDYKLLAERIDKHKSSGDKLIGQTKEIVELYKMIGKVATSRVPVLVVGEKGTGKTSVAKAIHQFSDWSNKPLLSINCTSFQNELLERKMFGYEKGAFKGAVFPQIGELEKANGGTLHLGNIESLSLDLQSKVLYFLEEGEFFRMGGAEPIKIDVRVVATTCENLEELINQGKFIDELYRKLRVLEVNIPPLRDRKDDIPLIVDHYLLECNTELHKNVKGISKPALKKMLRYDWPGNVNELKNAIKSAVALCRGTSILIEDLPNNVLGTKITKKKGEGQSYDLKEWIKAEIAEYKNNNQGDYYGNIISKVEKELIRQVLEVTNGKKVETAEILGITRNTLRTKMSNYNLE, encoded by the coding sequence TTGGTTCTTTTGGGATTTAGACTAGAAAAAAGTTTGAAAGAGGAGTTAGAAAATAACTATGAAAATGAGTTGACTTTTGCTGATAATATAACTGATTTTATTGATTGCTTAAAAAATAAAAAATATGAGGCTATAATAATCGAAGAGAAAAATCTTCAAGAGGAAGCTCTAATTAATCTTATAAAAAAGGTAGGAGAATACCAAAAAAAAGGAGTTATAATTGTTTTAGGAGAAACTTCTAATTTGAAAGTTGTGGCAGGAAGTGTAAAAGCTGGAGCTTATGACTATATTTTAAAACCAGTAGAAATGTCTAATATAATTAAAATTATTGAAAAATCTGTAAAAGATTATAAGCTTTTAGCTGAAAGAATAGATAAACATAAAAGTTCAGGAGATAAATTAATTGGTCAAACTAAAGAGATAGTTGAGTTATATAAAATGATAGGGAAGGTTGCAACGAGTAGAGTTCCTGTTTTAGTCGTTGGAGAGAAAGGAACAGGAAAAACAAGTGTTGCTAAAGCTATACATCAATTTAGTGATTGGTCAAATAAGCCTCTTTTGAGCATTAATTGTACTTCTTTTCAAAATGAATTATTAGAAAGAAAAATGTTTGGTTATGAAAAAGGAGCTTTTAAAGGAGCTGTTTTTCCACAGATAGGAGAACTAGAAAAAGCTAATGGGGGAACATTGCATTTAGGAAATATTGAATCTTTAAGTTTAGATTTACAATCAAAAGTATTGTATTTCTTAGAAGAGGGAGAGTTTTTCAGAATGGGAGGAGCAGAACCTATAAAGATAGATGTAAGAGTTGTTGCTACTACTTGTGAAAATTTAGAGGAGCTTATTAACCAAGGAAAATTTATAGATGAATTATATAGGAAATTAAGGGTTTTAGAGGTTAATATTCCACCTCTTAGAGATAGAAAGGATGATATCCCACTCATAGTAGATCACTATCTTTTAGAGTGCAATACCGAACTTCATAAAAATGTTAAAGGTATAAGTAAACCAGCATTAAAAAAAATGCTAAGATATGACTGGCCAGGAAATGTAAATGAACTAAAAAATGCTATAAAATCAGCTGTAGCTTTGTGTAGAGGAACCTCTATTCTAATAGAAGATCTACCTAATAATGTCTTAGGAACAAAAATAACTAAGAAAAAAGGTGAAGGACAAAGCTATGATTTAAAGGAATGGATAAAAGCTGAAATAGCTGAGTATAAAAATAATAATCAAGGAGATTATTATGGAAATATAATTTCTAAAGTGGAAAAAGAGTTAATTCGTCAAGTTCTTGAAGTGACTAATGGTAAAAAAGTAGAAACTGCAGAAATATTAGGAATAACTAGAAATACTTTAAGAACTAAAATGAGTAATTATAATTTGGAGTAA
- a CDS encoding energy transducer TonB — MKKDDGISLLLSIVINVIILFLIPALSTNVVENKKIKVGLVAYENKNRTKLDGEKNNNTFQKKTTQEIVKKKLIKQEKPKEEKKEEKPVENKNLIEKKLTGKKIKNEIDMEALNNINSNLSIPQAEILTTPYFKNEYRQIQNLEVPKKEIKTGMLSDVEINENISLTKEIILGENEVLDLKDEERITFNSEIGNDSSFDRILKISGDVEGLPSGYKLGTEDGDIVAKWDNTNKEPIYPETAQLKGLHGSVKIRMNVDENGNIKEVRLERGSGVPEINNAIEEVARTWKIYLSKNGLSVRGSVILEYNFTLKGKVN; from the coding sequence ATGAAAAAAGATGATGGGATAAGTTTACTGCTTTCAATAGTAATAAATGTAATTATTCTTTTTTTAATACCAGCTCTTTCAACTAATGTAGTTGAAAATAAAAAAATAAAAGTAGGATTAGTAGCCTATGAAAATAAAAATAGAACTAAATTAGATGGAGAGAAAAATAATAATACTTTTCAGAAAAAAACAACTCAAGAAATAGTGAAGAAAAAACTAATTAAACAAGAGAAACCAAAGGAAGAGAAAAAAGAAGAGAAACCTGTTGAAAATAAAAATTTAATTGAGAAAAAACTAACTGGGAAAAAAATAAAAAATGAGATAGATATGGAAGCTTTAAACAATATAAATAGTAATCTATCTATACCACAAGCAGAAATTTTAACAACTCCATATTTTAAAAATGAATACAGACAGATACAAAATTTAGAAGTACCTAAAAAAGAGATAAAAACAGGAATGCTTTCTGATGTAGAGATTAATGAAAATATATCTTTAACTAAAGAAATTATATTAGGGGAAAATGAGGTTTTGGATCTAAAGGATGAAGAAAGAATAACTTTTAATTCTGAGATAGGAAATGATTCTTCGTTTGATAGAATTTTAAAAATTTCTGGAGATGTGGAAGGCTTACCGAGTGGTTATAAATTAGGAACAGAAGATGGAGATATAGTAGCTAAATGGGATAATACAAATAAAGAGCCAATATATCCTGAAACAGCTCAATTAAAAGGGTTACATGGAAGTGTAAAAATAAGAATGAATGTAGATGAAAATGGAAATATAAAAGAAGTTAGATTAGAGCGTGGAAGTGGTGTCCCTGAGATAAATAATGCGATAGAAGAGGTAGCTAGAACTTGGAAAATTTATTTAAGCAAGAATGGATTGAGTGTAAGGGGAAGTGTAATATTGGAATATAATTTTACATTGAAGGGAAAAGTAAATTGA
- a CDS encoding ExbD/TolR family protein, producing the protein MKLDRRKKRGEGLLELTPLVDVVFLLLIFFLVATTFEDIKGGIKIELPQSAIREISEVKEIQILVDKDKKMLLNYKVAGKNEQVVVDKGNLKDELEKRLKESPEKNVIISADKKLDYGYIVEIMSISKEAGATSLDIDTASKN; encoded by the coding sequence ATGAAATTAGATAGAAGAAAAAAAAGAGGAGAGGGATTACTAGAGCTTACTCCACTAGTAGACGTAGTATTTCTTTTATTGATCTTTTTTTTAGTTGCTACTACTTTTGAAGATATAAAAGGTGGTATCAAAATAGAGTTACCTCAATCTGCTATAAGAGAGATATCTGAGGTAAAAGAGATACAAATATTAGTGGATAAAGATAAAAAAATGTTACTTAATTATAAAGTAGCAGGGAAAAATGAGCAAGTAGTTGTGGATAAGGGAAATCTTAAAGACGAATTAGAGAAGAGATTAAAAGAGAGTCCAGAGAAAAATGTAATCATAAGTGCAGATAAAAAACTGGACTATGGTTATATTGTTGAAATAATGAGTATATCTAAAGAGGCTGGAGCTACTTCGTTAGATATAGATACAGCTAGCAAGAACTAG
- the rplI gene encoding 50S ribosomal protein L9: MAKIQVILTQDVAGQGRKGDIVSVSDGYAHNFLIKNNKGILATPEELKKIENKKKKEEKRHEEEKVKAQELKKILELKKVEISVKTGENGKLFGTITNKEVAVALEQTFGIKIDRKKIECNIKSLGEHIAIIKLHTEVKAEVKIIAKAQ, encoded by the coding sequence ATGGCTAAAATACAAGTAATACTTACGCAAGATGTGGCTGGACAAGGAAGAAAAGGAGATATAGTATCGGTATCTGATGGATATGCTCATAATTTTTTAATAAAAAATAATAAAGGGATTCTTGCAACTCCGGAAGAATTAAAAAAAATAGAAAATAAAAAGAAAAAAGAAGAGAAAAGGCATGAAGAAGAAAAAGTTAAAGCTCAGGAGTTAAAAAAAATATTGGAGCTTAAGAAAGTTGAAATTTCAGTAAAAACAGGAGAAAATGGGAAATTATTTGGAACTATTACAAATAAAGAGGTAGCGGTAGCTTTAGAACAAACATTTGGAATAAAGATTGATAGAAAGAAAATAGAATGTAATATAAAGAGTTTAGGAGAGCATATAGCAATTATAAAACTTCATACCGAAGTTAAAGCTGAGGTAAAAATAATAGCTAAAGCTCAATAG
- the dnaX gene encoding DNA polymerase III subunit gamma/tau has product MYITLYRKYRPKDFKDVVGQEEIVKTLKNSLRNGRTSHAYLFTGPRGVGKTTLARLMVKGVNCLENGITDEPCNKCENCMAINNGTFLDMMEIDAASNRGIDEIRQLKEKINYQPTKGRKKIYIIDEVHMLTKEAFNALLKTLEEPPEHVIFILATTEADKILPTIISRCQRYDFKALSLNEMKKQLNYISREEEIEISDDALEVIYENSGGSLRDAISILERVAITYLNEKITLEKIEIILGMTPATKMELFLDEIKKRNYSKLIEILDDFWNNSTEIELFFKDFAKYCKTLISKGDLEIDLGLTIIGCIFDSLGKFKYEEDKRLVGYVIVDTLLKRTMKEKFIMTEKNPKDETILDLSESFKNKKEKIKTLTLEYISGKWSDILKEAKREKITLGAFLITAKPYKLDEDTLYIGFDPDSVFCKEQMENKLYNDVFTDVVKKILDSELKLKYVIIGKKKETEKDSRDFTKKIVDFFGGEIMV; this is encoded by the coding sequence ATGTATATAACATTGTATAGGAAATATAGACCTAAAGATTTTAAAGATGTGGTTGGACAAGAAGAGATAGTAAAAACTTTAAAAAATTCTTTGAGAAATGGAAGGACTTCTCATGCTTATCTTTTTACAGGACCTAGAGGAGTTGGAAAGACTACTTTGGCTAGATTAATGGTCAAAGGAGTGAATTGCTTAGAAAATGGGATTACTGATGAACCTTGTAATAAATGCGAAAATTGTATGGCTATAAATAATGGAACATTTTTAGACATGATGGAAATAGATGCTGCATCAAATAGAGGAATAGATGAAATTAGGCAATTAAAAGAAAAAATAAATTACCAACCTACAAAAGGAAGAAAAAAAATATATATAATAGATGAAGTTCATATGCTTACAAAAGAAGCTTTTAATGCTCTTTTAAAAACATTAGAAGAACCACCTGAACATGTTATTTTTATATTAGCAACCACAGAAGCAGATAAAATATTGCCTACTATCATTTCAAGATGTCAAAGATATGATTTTAAAGCTTTATCTCTAAATGAAATGAAAAAACAATTGAACTATATAAGTAGAGAAGAGGAGATAGAAATATCTGATGATGCATTGGAAGTAATTTATGAGAATTCTGGTGGAAGTTTAAGAGATGCTATTTCTATTTTAGAAAGAGTAGCAATAACTTATTTAAATGAAAAAATTACTCTTGAGAAAATAGAAATAATATTGGGGATGACTCCAGCTACAAAAATGGAATTATTTCTTGACGAAATAAAAAAAAGAAATTACAGTAAACTTATAGAAATTTTAGATGATTTTTGGAATAACTCTACTGAAATAGAATTATTTTTTAAAGATTTTGCTAAATATTGTAAAACTCTTATAAGTAAAGGGGATTTGGAAATAGATTTAGGCCTCACAATTATAGGTTGTATATTTGATTCATTAGGAAAATTTAAATATGAAGAAGATAAAAGGTTAGTAGGGTATGTAATAGTAGATACTCTATTAAAAAGAACTATGAAAGAAAAATTCATAATGACAGAAAAAAATCCAAAAGATGAAACTATTCTCGATTTATCTGAAAGTTTTAAAAATAAGAAAGAAAAAATAAAGACACTTACTTTAGAATATATATCTGGAAAATGGAGTGATATATTAAAAGAGGCAAAAAGAGAAAAAATAACATTAGGAGCTTTCTTAATTACAGCTAAGCCTTATAAGTTGGATGAAGATACATTATATATAGGCTTTGATCCAGATAGTGTTTTTTGTAAGGAACAGATGGAGAATAAACTTTATAATGATGTCTTTACAGATGTTGTGAAAAAAATTTTGGATTCTGAATTGAAATTAAAATATGTCATTATTGGAAAGAAAAAAGAAACAGAAAAAGATAGTAGAGATTTTACAAAAAAAATAGTTGATTTCTTTGGTGGAGAAATTATGGTATAA
- the dnaB gene encoding replicative DNA helicase: MLDVENLRKVPSSIEAEKSVLGGIFLKPDIFGDVIEILSSSDFYKTGHKLIYETMRDVYNSGMAIDPIVVINKLKKSEKFDELVGEELFFEIISDVPTAANIIEYAKIVKEKATLRRLGEVGTKIVELAYEGYEEVDNILDKAEGMIFKISENVDSKDLVSLKDVIAQEFVRLEKVYQNKGVATGISSGFSDFDQMTSGFHPSDLVILAARPAMGKTAFALNLALNAAMKSKKGVLLFSLEMSSSQLLQRLLSIEAGIGLQKIRNGFLDPDDWGKLGLASMKLSNSEINIADLPNVNVLEIRAIARRLKAAGKLDMIIIDYLQLIKGNNGKSDNRQQEISEISRALKGIARELDIPIIALSQLSRATEQRADRRPMLSDLRESGAIEQDADMVMFLYRDDYYNEDSEDKGLTEVIIGKQRNGPVGTIKLRFFHEYTKFENFTSRVE, encoded by the coding sequence ATGTTAGATGTAGAAAATTTAAGAAAGGTTCCTAGCAGTATAGAAGCAGAGAAATCAGTACTAGGAGGGATATTTTTAAAACCTGATATTTTTGGAGATGTAATTGAAATATTAAGTTCTAGCGACTTTTATAAAACTGGGCATAAGCTTATATATGAGACTATGAGAGATGTATATAATAGTGGGATGGCAATAGATCCTATTGTTGTAATAAACAAGTTAAAAAAAAGTGAAAAATTTGATGAATTAGTAGGTGAAGAATTATTTTTTGAAATAATATCTGATGTACCAACTGCAGCTAATATAATAGAATATGCCAAAATTGTGAAAGAAAAAGCTACACTTAGAAGATTAGGTGAAGTAGGAACAAAGATAGTTGAACTTGCCTATGAAGGATACGAAGAGGTAGATAATATTCTAGATAAAGCTGAAGGAATGATATTTAAAATATCAGAAAATGTAGACTCCAAAGATTTAGTTAGTTTAAAGGATGTAATTGCACAAGAATTTGTGAGGTTAGAAAAGGTTTATCAAAATAAGGGTGTAGCTACAGGAATATCTTCTGGCTTTTCAGATTTTGATCAAATGACAAGTGGCTTTCATCCATCTGACTTAGTTATTTTGGCAGCTAGACCTGCTATGGGGAAGACGGCTTTTGCCCTAAATTTGGCTTTAAATGCAGCTATGAAAAGTAAAAAAGGTGTGTTATTATTTAGTTTAGAGATGTCTAGTTCACAGTTATTACAAAGGCTTCTTTCAATAGAAGCAGGAATAGGGCTTCAAAAAATAAGAAATGGTTTTTTAGATCCAGACGATTGGGGAAAATTAGGACTTGCTAGTATGAAACTTTCAAATTCTGAGATAAATATAGCAGATTTACCTAATGTAAATGTATTAGAGATAAGAGCTATAGCTAGAAGGTTAAAAGCTGCAGGTAAATTGGATATGATCATTATAGATTATCTTCAATTAATAAAGGGGAACAATGGAAAAAGTGATAATAGACAACAGGAAATATCAGAGATATCAAGAGCTTTAAAAGGGATAGCAAGAGAGTTAGATATTCCAATAATAGCTTTATCCCAATTATCAAGAGCAACTGAACAAAGAGCAGATAGAAGGCCTATGTTATCAGATTTAAGAGAGTCTGGAGCAATAGAACAAGATGCTGATATGGTAATGTTTTTATATAGAGATGACTATTATAATGAAGATTCTGAGGATAAAGGTCTTACCGAGGTAATTATAGGAAAGCAAAGAAATGGACCAGTGGGAACTATAAAACTCAGATTTTTTCATGAATATACAAAATTTGAAAATTTTACGTCGAGAGTTGAATAG